In Dehalogenimonas etheniformans, one genomic interval encodes:
- a CDS encoding response regulator transcription factor — MLTRPVIAQRVLKNFQELSELDAGLDVVAPLTSRERQILIHVTDGHTNKQIAIALKISEQTIKNHISAILRKLNANDRAHAAVLAIRRGYIPLGRETEQPARAS; from the coding sequence TTGCTGACCCGCCCGGTCATCGCCCAGCGGGTACTGAAGAATTTCCAGGAACTGAGCGAGTTGGACGCCGGCCTGGACGTCGTCGCCCCCCTCACCTCCCGCGAGCGCCAGATTTTGATCCACGTCACCGACGGCCACACCAACAAGCAGATCGCTATCGCCCTGAAAATCTCGGAGCAGACGATCAAGAACCACATTTCGGCTATCCTGCGCAAACTCAACGCCAATGACCGCGCCCACGCCGCCGTGCTGGCCATCCGCCGCGGTTACATCCCGCTGGGACGGGAAACCGAGCAACCGGCCAGGGCAAGCTAA
- a CDS encoding helix-turn-helix domain-containing protein, which yields MAQKSGSPVTPMLTTSEVAAILNVHINTVRRWSNQGTLKAYQLGPRGDRRFRREDIDEFLAVHQNHNGSDDMAEDSKEMA from the coding sequence ATGGCGCAAAAAAGTGGGTCGCCCGTAACTCCGATGCTCACCACGAGCGAAGTGGCGGCGATACTTAACGTCCACATCAACACCGTCCGCCGCTGGAGCAACCAGGGCACCCTCAAGGCTTACCAGTTGGGACCGCGCGGTGATAGGCGCTTCCGGCGTGAGGACATCGACGAGTTCCTGGCGGTGCACCAGAATCACAACGGCTCCGATGACATGGCCGAAGACAGCAAGGAGATGGCATAA
- a CDS encoding tagatose 1,6-diphosphate aldolase, with protein MNDSLGIGKIRGLQQIAGKSGVFNVAAIDHRGSLERGLCSVDGPECYAELVEFKMELCRALAPVASAVLLDPVYGAAQAIAGSVLPKGTGLLVSVEATGYEGDSTARVTRVLDGWGVEKIKRMGASAVKMLVYFRPDSGELAEEQLATVEKIALECVRFDIPFLVEPVAYPLEGETTADFNSKKTALVVETARVMTVLPIDVLKAEFPANVVAEDGETLMDACRQLDEASAKPWVILSGGAEYEIFRKEVEIACGAGASGFLAGRAIWQEAVSMQKISERTQFLATVAARRLKEISLIAESRGRPWYQKLGLSPSNLAAVDEGWHYRY; from the coding sequence ATGAACGATAGTTTAGGCATCGGGAAAATCCGCGGCTTGCAGCAGATAGCCGGAAAGTCCGGGGTCTTTAATGTGGCGGCGATCGACCACCGTGGTTCTCTGGAACGCGGACTGTGCTCTGTCGATGGACCTGAATGCTACGCCGAGCTAGTCGAATTCAAGATGGAACTGTGCCGGGCTCTGGCGCCGGTGGCCAGCGCTGTCCTGCTGGATCCGGTCTACGGCGCCGCCCAGGCAATCGCCGGTTCCGTCCTGCCGAAAGGCACCGGGCTGCTGGTCAGCGTCGAAGCTACCGGTTATGAAGGCGATAGCACTGCCCGCGTCACCAGAGTACTGGATGGGTGGGGGGTGGAGAAGATCAAGCGCATGGGAGCTTCGGCGGTTAAGATGCTGGTCTATTTCCGGCCGGACTCCGGGGAACTGGCGGAAGAGCAACTGGCAACCGTGGAGAAAATCGCTCTCGAGTGCGTCAGGTTTGACATCCCCTTCCTCGTAGAGCCGGTGGCGTACCCGCTGGAGGGAGAGACAACAGCGGATTTCAATTCGAAAAAAACAGCCCTGGTGGTCGAAACGGCCAGAGTTATGACCGTTTTGCCTATCGACGTTCTCAAGGCTGAATTTCCGGCGAATGTAGTGGCTGAGGATGGGGAAACCCTTATGGATGCCTGCCGCCAGTTGGATGAAGCGTCCGCCAAGCCCTGGGTCATCCTCTCAGGAGGGGCGGAATATGAAATCTTCCGCAAAGAGGTTGAAATAGCGTGCGGGGCGGGGGCTTCTGGATTTTTAGCGGGACGAGCGATTTGGCAAGAAGCGGTTTCGATGCAGAAAATTTCGGAACGAACCCAATTCCTGGCTACGGTCGCCGCCAGGCGGCTCAAAGAGATCAGTTTGATTGCGGAAAGTCGCGGACGCCCCTGGTATCAAAAATTGGGATTGAGCCCCTCCAACCTGGCAGCGGTGGACGAGGGGTGGCACTACCGTTATTAG
- a CDS encoding DUF5667 domain-containing protein — translation MDKMNNIDQIFNSCLDEVLNGQTTVEDCLERYPEYAAELEGLLWTSMDISKAASIIPPVGARMRIRVALNQRMAELSSRTVRPRPFWRIGWANAVVTFVLGLTMAGGSVAYAASSAMPGQILYPLKLDLEQALVGLTFSSEAKVELYASLNDRRVGEIVYLAGKGNSQGIAELTSRIEINLSAAASAIGLSANDYAAAKASSNFPRTTGNTVTDTTSPGTKPPDTTNSSIGGSTPPPGNLPEVGAPVFGTTITLQEGGSAVDAGLVSHANDQINLLARAYNNTLSPAVQSALNRALAAITNGYEALILSP, via the coding sequence ATGGATAAGATGAACAACATAGATCAGATATTTAATAGTTGCCTGGACGAAGTTCTTAACGGGCAAACCACGGTGGAAGATTGTCTCGAACGCTATCCGGAATACGCGGCTGAACTGGAAGGACTCCTCTGGACATCGATGGATATTTCAAAAGCGGCGAGTATAATCCCCCCCGTTGGCGCCAGAATGCGCATTCGGGTCGCTTTAAACCAGCGTATGGCGGAACTGTCCAGCCGCACCGTTCGGCCCCGGCCTTTTTGGCGAATCGGTTGGGCAAATGCCGTTGTTACATTCGTATTAGGCCTGACTATGGCGGGAGGCAGTGTTGCTTACGCCGCTTCGTCGGCGATGCCCGGCCAGATCCTGTATCCTTTGAAGCTCGACCTGGAACAGGCGCTTGTCGGCTTGACCTTTTCATCGGAAGCTAAGGTAGAACTGTATGCTTCCTTGAATGACCGGAGAGTCGGTGAGATCGTCTACCTGGCCGGTAAAGGTAATTCTCAGGGGATTGCCGAATTGACCAGCCGCATCGAAATCAACCTTTCGGCGGCTGCGTCTGCCATCGGGCTTTCCGCCAATGATTATGCCGCTGCCAAGGCTTCATCGAATTTCCCGAGAACGACGGGCAATACCGTTACCGATACAACTTCTCCCGGAACCAAACCGCCGGACACTACCAACTCGTCGATCGGCGGAAGTACGCCTCCACCCGGCAACCTTCCTGAAGTCGGTGCTCCAGTATTTGGGACCACGATCACTCTGCAGGAGGGCGGTTCGGCGGTTGACGCTGGCCTCGTAAGCCATGCCAATGACCAGATTAATTTGTTGGCCAGGGCATACAACAACACCCTTTCCCCGGCGGTCCAATCGGCCCTAAACCGGGCGCTGGCTGCTATCACCAACGGCTACGAAGCCCTCATTCTGAGCCCATAA
- a CDS encoding ECF subfamily RNA polymerase sigma factor, BldN family — protein sequence MQDEQSLITRAQSRDAEAFGRIYEAYFEKIYRYVAIKIGNRTEAEDLTQQVFVNALESICSYKMREVPFSAWLYRIAHNQVVDTLRKRSRRPTLELDESLPIPADGDLVEETELKLETKELIEAAKKLTKLQQEVIALRFGADMPIAQVAKVMDKTEGAIKALQHSAVAALRRIMVNPNG from the coding sequence GTGCAGGATGAGCAAAGTCTCATAACGCGGGCGCAGTCCCGCGACGCGGAGGCTTTCGGCCGCATATATGAGGCCTATTTCGAGAAGATTTATCGCTATGTGGCGATCAAGATCGGCAACCGTACCGAGGCGGAAGATTTGACGCAGCAGGTGTTTGTCAACGCTCTGGAATCGATCTGCTCGTACAAAATGCGGGAGGTCCCGTTCAGCGCCTGGCTCTATCGGATCGCCCACAACCAGGTGGTGGATACCCTCAGGAAAAGGTCGCGCCGGCCGACTCTTGAACTCGATGAATCCCTGCCGATCCCGGCTGATGGTGATCTTGTTGAAGAAACTGAGCTAAAACTAGAAACCAAGGAGCTCATTGAAGCGGCCAAGAAATTGACAAAGTTGCAGCAGGAAGTCATCGCTCTACGTTTTGGGGCGGATATGCCTATTGCGCAGGTGGCAAAGGTGATGGATAAGACCGAGGGGGCGATAAAAGCTTTGCAGCACAGTGCGGTGGCGGCTCTCAGGCGCATCATGGTGAATCCCAATGGATAA
- a CDS encoding DUF362 domain-containing protein — protein sequence MIYNASQFVFKAPEAISRARRVLIKPSAHFAAGYPVTTSKDIIARIIKGIRWISDADIILLDGTPNGEPIRPIYQSLGYDFPRVLTLDVKDSTWVEVDNPLPKPFIIPTFWVPNIILSSDYLISVSPLKVNKGQGELTMSNLMSLLPVAKYGGNKDGWKNLYALGLDKVLADLYFTLPFDMSIIEAKQKFIVGDDPMHGTAEEVGKIFIGRPLDVDTEISESLGIKADYLENIKLGRQEIEV from the coding sequence TTGATATATAACGCGTCGCAGTTTGTGTTCAAAGCCCCCGAAGCCATCTCAAGGGCGAGGCGGGTACTGATCAAACCCTCGGCCCATTTCGCAGCCGGTTATCCGGTAACCACCAGTAAAGATATCATCGCGCGTATCATCAAGGGAATCCGGTGGATTTCCGATGCGGATATCATCCTGCTGGACGGTACTCCGAACGGGGAACCCATCCGTCCCATCTATCAGTCACTCGGGTATGATTTCCCTCGAGTTTTGACCCTCGACGTTAAGGATTCCACCTGGGTCGAGGTGGACAACCCTTTGCCCAAGCCGTTCATCATCCCGACCTTCTGGGTGCCTAACATCATCCTGTCTTCGGACTATTTAATCTCGGTATCTCCCCTAAAGGTGAACAAAGGTCAGGGCGAACTTACCATGTCAAATCTCATGTCGCTATTACCGGTCGCCAAATACGGCGGCAACAAAGATGGTTGGAAGAACCTGTATGCGCTTGGATTGGACAAGGTGCTGGCGGACCTTTATTTTACCCTCCCCTTCGATATGAGCATTATCGAGGCGAAGCAGAAATTCATCGTCGGAGATGACCCCATGCATGGCACAGCGGAAGAAGTGGGAAAGATATTCATAGGCAGACCCCTCGATGTGGATACAGAGATTTCTGAATCCCTGGGCATCAAGGCTGACTATCTGGAGAACATCAAACTGGGACGCCAGGAGATAGAGGTTTAA
- the iorA gene encoding indolepyruvate ferredoxin oxidoreductase subunit alpha — MERQLLSGNEAIALGAAHAGLKLAAAYPGTPSTEIMEAISRLPEIYSEWSSNEAVAVEVATGASYTGVRAMACMKHVGLNVAADAFMAAATTGVRGGLVIVSADDPGVHSSQNEQDSRNYARLGKVPCLEPSDSQEAYDFARAAFELSEEFDTPVLLRPTTRVCHSKSIIVPREPIAPQHNPEFHHEFAKWVMLPGSARARWIKVIERLEKLSHFGETSELNKVVRGTTDLGIIANGISYQYARDVFPDASFLKLGMSYPLPKNLVRDFSRQVKRLLVIEELDSFIETELKALGIAADGKEFFPRTGEFSPDVIRDSASKAGIPIERLCRNSPIEGLAKRPPLLCPGCPHSGVFFTLSSMGHRSTLPGKEPRPPKLTICGDIGCYTLGAYPPLGVIDTCGCMGAGISQAAGMAQAGAIEKPLAVIGDSTFMHSGINSLINAVYNQARICVIILDNGTTAMTGHQGHPGSGVSVTGQPGNRIVIEDLVRGAGVKSVVVANAFDLKTIRSELRRAISSDQLEVLIIRGECPTLTRKKAQPLRLSIEKCDDCGACLLIGCSAIVKNENGPITIDPAVCLGDNCTLCKQICPRGTITATAEVSE; from the coding sequence TTGGAACGTCAATTACTGTCAGGAAACGAGGCCATAGCCCTCGGCGCCGCTCACGCCGGACTGAAGCTTGCAGCCGCTTATCCCGGTACACCATCAACTGAAATTATGGAAGCAATCTCGAGGCTTCCAGAGATCTACAGCGAGTGGTCTTCAAACGAAGCGGTCGCCGTCGAAGTAGCCACAGGAGCAAGTTACACCGGAGTCAGGGCAATGGCCTGCATGAAACACGTCGGCCTAAATGTGGCTGCTGACGCCTTCATGGCTGCCGCCACTACCGGTGTTCGGGGCGGTCTGGTCATCGTATCCGCCGATGACCCTGGCGTCCACTCTTCTCAAAACGAACAGGATTCCCGAAATTATGCCCGGCTCGGCAAAGTGCCCTGCCTGGAACCGTCTGATTCACAAGAAGCCTACGACTTTGCCCGCGCAGCGTTTGAACTTAGCGAAGAATTCGATACGCCGGTACTTCTGCGGCCGACAACCCGCGTCTGCCATTCCAAGAGCATCATCGTCCCAAGAGAACCGATTGCTCCCCAACATAATCCAGAGTTTCACCACGAATTCGCCAAATGGGTGATGCTGCCCGGTTCAGCTAGGGCGCGGTGGATAAAAGTCATAGAACGGTTGGAAAAATTGTCACATTTCGGCGAAACTTCCGAACTGAACAAGGTCGTCCGTGGAACGACTGACCTTGGCATCATCGCCAACGGCATTTCCTACCAGTACGCGCGCGATGTATTCCCCGATGCCTCGTTTTTGAAGTTGGGGATGTCCTACCCTCTACCCAAAAACCTGGTTCGGGACTTTTCAAGGCAGGTCAAGAGACTGCTGGTGATCGAGGAACTCGACAGCTTCATCGAAACCGAACTCAAGGCACTGGGTATCGCCGCAGACGGTAAAGAATTTTTCCCGAGAACCGGGGAGTTCTCCCCGGATGTCATCCGTGACTCGGCGTCCAAAGCTGGCATCCCTATCGAAAGACTTTGCAGGAATTCACCGATCGAAGGTCTTGCCAAAAGACCGCCTTTGTTGTGCCCCGGTTGTCCGCATTCAGGAGTATTCTTTACCCTCTCCAGCATGGGACACCGGTCAACCTTGCCCGGCAAGGAGCCGCGGCCTCCAAAGCTAACCATCTGCGGAGACATAGGCTGTTACACGCTTGGAGCTTACCCTCCTCTAGGAGTCATCGACACTTGCGGCTGTATGGGAGCCGGCATTTCCCAGGCAGCCGGAATGGCTCAGGCCGGGGCGATTGAAAAACCCCTGGCGGTGATTGGTGATTCCACATTCATGCATTCCGGCATCAACAGCCTGATAAACGCGGTTTACAATCAAGCCAGGATCTGCGTCATCATTTTGGACAACGGCACCACCGCCATGACCGGCCACCAGGGGCACCCGGGAAGCGGGGTCTCCGTGACAGGCCAGCCGGGGAATCGTATCGTAATCGAAGACCTGGTACGAGGAGCCGGTGTAAAAAGCGTCGTCGTGGCCAATGCCTTCGATTTGAAAACCATCCGGTCTGAGTTGAGACGTGCGATATCTTCGGACCAACTTGAGGTCTTGATCATCAGGGGCGAATGTCCCACCCTGACCCGAAAAAAAGCTCAACCACTCAGACTTTCAATAGAAAAATGTGACGACTGCGGTGCCTGTCTGTTGATCGGCTGCTCGGCGATTGTGAAAAACGAAAATGGCCCAATCACGATAGATCCCGCGGTTTGCCTGGGGGATAACTGCACCTTGTGCAAGCAGATCTGCCCGAGAGGCACAATCACAGCGACAGCAGAGGTGTCAGAGTGA
- a CDS encoding indolepyruvate oxidoreductase subunit beta, with the protein MTGKNILIVGVGGQGVVLASNLLAEAALKAGFDVKKTDTLGMAQRGGSVVSHLRCANSVASPLIPVGEADLLIAFEKLEAARWAHFLKPGGLAIVNDLALPPLSVTLGSESYPSDQELLSMLSGFSVNIKLIAGSTIAAKLGNPKMVNTVLLGYASTYVDIEAGIVRSTIEAGLPDKLRKINLAAFEKGRSLAEPQHQ; encoded by the coding sequence GTGACCGGCAAGAACATCTTGATCGTTGGTGTGGGCGGCCAGGGCGTGGTGCTGGCTTCCAATCTGCTGGCTGAAGCCGCACTCAAGGCCGGATTCGATGTCAAAAAGACCGACACGCTCGGCATGGCGCAGCGCGGCGGCAGCGTCGTTTCTCACTTACGTTGCGCCAATTCGGTGGCTTCACCCCTGATCCCCGTCGGAGAGGCTGACCTGCTGATCGCCTTTGAGAAGCTCGAGGCGGCACGCTGGGCTCATTTCTTGAAACCGGGAGGTTTGGCAATCGTTAACGACCTGGCTTTGCCGCCACTATCGGTGACCCTGGGCAGTGAGTCCTACCCCTCGGACCAAGAATTGCTGAGCATGTTGTCCGGTTTTTCGGTGAACATCAAATTGATCGCGGGATCGACCATCGCTGCAAAACTGGGCAACCCAAAGATGGTTAACACCGTCCTGCTGGGATACGCTTCAACGTACGTCGACATTGAAGCTGGTATTGTTAGGTCTACTATTGAGGCAGGTCTTCCGGATAAGTTAAGGAAGATAAACCTGGCAGCTTTTGAAAAAGGCCGGTCCCTGGCAGAACCTCAACACCAATAA
- a CDS encoding CBS domain-containing protein, with translation MTETRVREIMIPGTKALFATEDEPVEKAINEFLSQPELHTLFIVDKHNKYKGAVKLHYILNWVKLKLGMEIVNRSSIRTADSLHAFEVVKLCQSQTIGDILSAAPEVKPDATLAEALRIMVLEQAIELPVVDNNGMFLGEIKLPQLLSKMLGDNKATGPVCETKA, from the coding sequence ATGACCGAGACTCGAGTCCGGGAGATAATGATTCCCGGTACAAAAGCCCTGTTTGCCACCGAGGATGAGCCTGTTGAAAAGGCAATAAATGAATTCCTTTCCCAACCGGAACTACATACCTTGTTCATCGTTGATAAACACAACAAATACAAAGGCGCGGTAAAACTGCATTACATTCTCAATTGGGTAAAACTGAAACTGGGGATGGAAATTGTAAACCGTTCGAGTATTCGAACAGCAGATTCGCTTCACGCTTTTGAGGTTGTAAAACTGTGTCAGTCCCAGACCATCGGCGATATTCTTTCCGCTGCACCAGAGGTTAAACCGGATGCGACCCTGGCTGAAGCCTTGCGCATCATGGTCCTCGAGCAAGCGATAGAGCTTCCCGTTGTCGACAATAACGGGATGTTTTTAGGTGAGATAAAATTGCCGCAACTGCTTTCAAAAATGTTGGGCGACAATAAAGCGACCGGGCCGGTGTGTGAGACTAAAGCTTAA
- a CDS encoding ferredoxin: MRVEIDRDKCIGAADCLEEAPTVFDLDSFGKAILLDPKSVDDEKLLAAARSCPVDAIAIFDDNGNRLYP, encoded by the coding sequence ATGAGAGTAGAGATCGACCGCGATAAATGTATCGGCGCAGCGGACTGCCTAGAGGAAGCGCCGACCGTTTTCGACCTGGATTCCTTCGGCAAAGCGATACTCCTGGACCCCAAGTCTGTTGACGATGAGAAATTATTAGCCGCCGCCCGCTCCTGTCCGGTTGATGCCATCGCCATTTTTGATGATAATGGTAATCGCCTGTACCCCTGA
- a CDS encoding superoxide dismutase, with the protein MYTAMDFTKLQGMMGFSDLLLNNHFTLYQGYIKNTNKLIETIDALSKSGKSDTPEYAELQRHFGFEWNGMRLHELYFGNLGGSGMPITSGKLEKKLIEACGSYEAWEKDFRATASMRGVGWAVLYQDSMTGMVFNSWINLHESGHLAGCNPILVMDVWEHAFMLDYGLKRADYIDAFFKNVDWTACEKRLK; encoded by the coding sequence ATGTATACCGCGATGGATTTCACCAAACTGCAGGGCATGATGGGGTTTTCTGACCTGCTACTTAATAATCATTTCACTCTGTATCAGGGTTACATCAAAAACACCAACAAGCTCATCGAAACGATCGATGCACTCTCCAAATCAGGCAAATCGGATACTCCGGAATACGCCGAACTTCAGCGGCATTTCGGATTTGAATGGAACGGCATGAGGCTGCACGAACTGTATTTCGGCAACCTGGGCGGAAGCGGCATGCCGATAACGAGCGGAAAACTCGAAAAGAAACTGATAGAGGCCTGCGGCAGCTACGAAGCCTGGGAAAAGGATTTCCGCGCGACTGCTTCCATGAGGGGCGTCGGCTGGGCAGTGCTGTATCAGGACTCAATGACCGGCATGGTATTCAACAGCTGGATCAACCTCCATGAATCCGGCCATTTGGCAGGATGCAATCCCATTCTGGTGATGGACGTTTGGGAGCACGCCTTTATGCTCGATTACGGGTTGAAACGCGCCGACTACATTGACGCTTTTTTCAAGAATGTCGACTGGACAGCCTGCGAAAAACGCCTGAAGTAA
- a CDS encoding ferritin-like domain-containing protein, which produces MSIAFSPAELYNIAIAVERRGAAFYDTLARSSQNDLVRQSFLALAAMEHQHIQTFQKMLASAPKTFGEGFEDEEYGAYFKALVDSSVFNDDLATSELVTKVDSDKEAVEIGIGAEKDSILFYEQIQDIAGGDAAESIGKIISEEKEHLRKLAEIKTKL; this is translated from the coding sequence ATGTCTATCGCCTTCTCCCCGGCCGAACTCTACAATATCGCCATCGCGGTCGAACGCAGAGGGGCTGCTTTCTACGACACTCTGGCAAGGTCTTCTCAGAACGACCTAGTCAGACAATCTTTTCTGGCTCTGGCGGCCATGGAGCACCAGCATATCCAGACCTTTCAAAAGATGCTGGCGTCAGCCCCTAAAACTTTCGGGGAAGGTTTTGAGGATGAGGAATATGGGGCATACTTCAAGGCGCTGGTCGATTCCTCCGTATTCAACGACGACCTGGCTACCAGCGAACTCGTGACCAAGGTGGACAGCGATAAAGAAGCCGTCGAAATCGGGATCGGGGCGGAAAAAGACTCGATACTATTTTACGAACAGATTCAGGATATTGCCGGCGGCGATGCGGCTGAAAGCATCGGCAAGATCATCAGCGAAGAAAAAGAACATCTGCGTAAGCTGGCGGAAATCAAAACCAAATTATAA
- a CDS encoding DUF128 domain-containing protein has translation MAKIDSREVEREKLAILRVLGSSTGSLGSQVIARRLRDEYGIELSERAVRYHLGLLDEQGLTSKVSRRSGRSVTTAGLDELSNALVTDKVGFVSDKIELLAYQSTFDVDRQSGLIPVNISFFQADQFKEALKAMTPVFKAGICVAERVAIAEAGGSLGGLLVPQDYVGFATVCSIVINGTLLRSGVPMDSRFGGTLQFRQNRPWRFTDLIHYSGSSLDPSEIFIASRMTAVGETARRGAGKILANFREIPAMSLPLVRDLIAKLEKAGIRGLVAMGESGKPICEVPVGLNKVGLVLSGGLNPVAAAAEAGIGTRNRAMSGLMDFGGLQSFWDVVKK, from the coding sequence ATGGCGAAAATCGACAGCCGCGAAGTTGAAAGAGAAAAACTGGCGATCCTCAGGGTCCTTGGGAGTTCAACGGGTTCGCTGGGGAGCCAGGTTATCGCCCGCCGCCTTCGTGACGAATACGGCATCGAACTCTCGGAACGTGCCGTGCGTTATCATCTCGGGCTTTTGGACGAGCAGGGGCTGACCAGCAAGGTGTCCCGGCGCAGCGGGCGGAGTGTTACCACGGCGGGTCTTGACGAATTATCCAATGCCCTGGTGACTGATAAAGTAGGCTTTGTTTCCGATAAGATCGAGTTGCTGGCTTATCAGAGCACTTTCGACGTCGACAGGCAGTCCGGGCTGATTCCGGTGAACATCTCATTTTTCCAGGCTGACCAGTTCAAAGAAGCATTGAAGGCGATGACCCCGGTTTTCAAGGCAGGAATTTGCGTTGCCGAAAGAGTGGCAATAGCTGAAGCCGGCGGATCTCTCGGCGGATTGCTCGTGCCGCAGGATTACGTGGGTTTTGCCACCGTCTGCTCAATAGTGATCAACGGCACCCTCCTCAGGTCCGGCGTGCCCATGGATTCCCGTTTCGGCGGCACGCTGCAGTTCCGGCAAAACCGGCCGTGGCGATTCACTGACCTTATCCACTATTCCGGTTCATCGTTAGACCCTTCGGAGATTTTCATCGCCAGTCGGATGACCGCCGTCGGCGAAACTGCGCGCCGTGGGGCCGGTAAAATTCTAGCCAATTTTCGTGAAATTCCGGCGATGAGCCTGCCATTGGTCAGGGACTTGATAGCGAAACTAGAGAAGGCCGGCATCCGCGGCCTGGTGGCTATGGGCGAAAGCGGCAAGCCGATCTGCGAAGTACCTGTCGGGTTGAACAAGGTGGGGCTGGTGTTGAGCGGCGGTTTGAATCCGGTAGCAGCCGCGGCGGAAGCCGGGATCGGCACCCGCAACCGCGCCATGAGCGGATTGATGGACTTCGGCGGCCTGCAGAGTTTCTGGGATGTGGTCAAGAAATAA
- the mtaB gene encoding tRNA (N(6)-L-threonylcarbamoyladenosine(37)-C(2))-methylthiotransferase MtaB produces the protein MTNVFIETLGCKLNQSESETMGRDLSAAGYRIVHSIDEADIFLLNTCTVTGVADRKARQAARASLKTNPRIKVVITGCYAERDSGELSKLPGIATVLGNAAKSNIASELESIGFIHSKEPFKSEAGRTRSMIKIQDGCDHRCAYCIVPLVRPHKSCVHAEIIIEQIKKRQAEGFREVILTGTEIGEYAKDGLNLAGLLKRILAKTGIERVRISSLQPQEINQELVNLWKNKRLCRHFHLSLQSGSDTVLRHMQRRYNKASYRSAVKLIRDAVPEAAITTDIIAGFPGETDAEFEKSFRFIEEIGFSRLHVFPYSPRPGTLAASMPGQVESSTIKTRVDRLLKLGRQGELDFKRRFKGKTLEILIEAREDARWVGYTDNYIRATIDSTEDLENRIVEAKL, from the coding sequence GTGACTAATGTATTTATCGAGACCCTCGGCTGCAAGCTAAACCAGTCCGAATCGGAAACGATGGGGCGTGATTTATCGGCTGCTGGTTACCGTATTGTCCATTCCATCGATGAAGCCGACATTTTTCTGCTGAATACCTGCACCGTAACCGGCGTGGCCGACCGCAAGGCGAGGCAGGCTGCCCGTGCCTCTCTCAAAACCAACCCCCGAATAAAAGTCGTTATTACGGGTTGCTACGCCGAACGGGACAGCGGAGAACTCAGCAAATTACCCGGAATCGCGACTGTCCTGGGCAACGCAGCTAAAAGCAACATCGCCAGTGAGCTTGAAAGTATCGGATTTATCCATTCCAAAGAACCTTTTAAAAGCGAAGCCGGCAGGACGCGCTCGATGATCAAAATCCAGGACGGCTGCGATCACCGGTGCGCCTATTGCATCGTACCCTTGGTCAGACCCCACAAAAGCTGCGTTCATGCTGAAATCATCATCGAACAAATCAAAAAACGGCAGGCTGAGGGTTTCCGCGAGGTGATACTCACGGGGACGGAAATAGGAGAATACGCTAAAGACGGCCTGAACCTGGCAGGTTTACTGAAACGGATTCTTGCCAAGACCGGTATCGAACGCGTACGCATTTCTTCACTACAACCGCAGGAGATCAACCAGGAACTTGTTAATCTCTGGAAAAACAAACGCTTGTGCCGCCATTTCCACCTGTCGCTGCAGAGCGGCTCCGATACGGTCCTCCGTCACATGCAACGGCGTTATAACAAGGCAAGCTACAGGTCAGCGGTTAAACTCATAAGGGACGCCGTACCGGAAGCGGCAATCACCACCGACATTATCGCCGGATTCCCAGGCGAGACCGACGCCGAGTTTGAAAAGAGCTTCAGGTTTATCGAGGAAATTGGATTTTCGCGCTTGCACGTTTTCCCTTACTCACCCCGCCCCGGAACCCTGGCCGCCTCAATGCCGGGACAGGTCGAGTCCAGTACGATAAAAACCCGCGTAGATCGTCTACTCAAACTGGGGCGGCAAGGCGAACTGGATTTCAAGCGGAGATTCAAAGGCAAAACCCTCGAAATCTTGATAGAAGCCAGGGAAGACGCCCGGTGGGTGGGCTACACCGACAACTATATCAGGGCGACCATCGATAGCACCGAAGACTTGGAAAACCGTATCGTCGAAGCGAAACTTTAA